One genomic segment of Arachis duranensis cultivar V14167 chromosome 4, aradu.V14167.gnm2.J7QH, whole genome shotgun sequence includes these proteins:
- the LOC107472078 gene encoding homeobox protein BEL1 homolog, with protein sequence MDTFGSVELDFSSYTQQQQQQQQGFNGVSLTLGLQQHGGSGVSLAFPPPPVSSHHSSLFYATTRDQIMDSCPPSSSSIVHHYSLVDGEPQNLPYRNLMGAQFRQQQQQQGFNGVSLTLGLQQHGGSG encoded by the exons ATGGACACATTTGGATCGGTGGAGCTTGATTTCTCTTCATACacgcagcagcagcagcagcaacagcaGGGTTTCAATGGGGTTTCTTTAACTCTAGGGTTACAACAGCACGGTGGAAGCGGGGTGAGCCTGGCGTTCCCTCCTCCTCCGGTGAGCAGTCATCATAGCTCGCTCTTCTACGCAACAACCAGGGATCAGATAATGGACAGCTGTCCACCCTCATCGTCATCTATAGTTCATCACTACTCTCTTGTTGATGGCGAACCACAAAATCTTCCTTACAGGAATCTCATGGGTGCACAGTTCAGG cagcagcagcaacagcaGGGTTTCAATGGGGTTTCTTTGACTCTAGGGTTACAACAACACGGTGGAAGCGGGTGA